The stretch of DNA GGACAACGCTCCGGTGCCCCAGCGCAGTCGACCGGGCACCACATGCGAGCAGCCCCACAACCCCCACCAGCCACCTGCACAACATGTTCACAGATGCGAACCTCGTTACCCGACTATGACATTGCCAGCTTGACAGTCGCTGTCATCGCACAAGTAGGTTCCAGGTAAACGCAGTTTCCACCAGGTACCGGTGCGCCCCCGCGCCGGGAGAAGGGACGTCCATGGGTTCCCACGCCCGCCCCAACCGGATACACCGCACCGGAGTCCGGATCGCGATGGTCGCACTCGTCGGGGCCGCCCTGCCCGTCACCGCCGGCGGTCTCGCCGAGGCGGCCACCCCCGGCGCCACGCACTCCGCCGACGAGAACGACCAGCAGAACAGCGAGACCACCACTCCGGCCGGCCAGGACGGCAGCGAGGCCACCACTCCCGCCGACCAGACGGAGGAGACGCCGCAGCGCTCCGAGACCGAGCAGCAGTCCCAGACCGACCAGCAGCCCGAGACTGATCAGCGGTCCAGGACCGAGCAGTCGACGCAGCCTGCCCAGCAGGCGAAGACCGCCGACACGGAGGACGCCAAGGACCAGGCCGCTCCCAAGATCAACGCTGACCACGCCTTCCTGCTGGACGCCCGCGACGGCAGCCAGGAGCGGGAGATGTGGGGTGGGTCCAAGGCCGACGAGAGCGTGCCGATGGCCAGCACCACCAAGATCATGACCGCCATCGTGGTGCTCAAGCACCCGGAGTGGCTGAACCGGCAGATCACGGTGAAGCAGGAGTACCGGGACTACGTGGCGAAGGAGGGCTCCAGCACCGCCGACCTTCAGACCGGCGACAAGCTGACTGTCAAGCAGCTGCTGCACGCCGCCCTGATCCCGTCCGGCGCGGACGCGGCAATGGCCCTGGCCGACAACTTCGGCTCCGGGGACACCATTGACGCGCGGATCGCCGACTTCGTGGCGCAGATGAACGCCGAGGCGCAGCAGCTGAACCTGAGCGGTACGCACTTCGACACCTTCGACGGCATCTCGCACGGCAACAATCACAGCACCGCCCGCGACCTGGCCAAGCTCGGCCAGCGCGCGATGCTGCAGCCGGTCTTCGCGGATGTCGTGCAGAACACGCAGTACAAGACCGAGGCCCCGGCGGCCAACGGGCACACCCGTTACTACACCTGGAACAACACCAACGAGCTGCTGGGCACCTACGACGGTGCCCTGGGTGTCAAGACGGGCAGTGGCCCGGAGGACGGCTACTGCGTCGTCTTCGCCGCCAAGCGGGACAACCGCACGCTGGTCGGCGCGATCCTCGGTGACGACACGGGCCGCTTCGACGACGCCACCAAGATGCTCGACTGGGGCTTCGCCCACTGAGCAGGCGGCAGCCGCGGGACTGAGCGTGCACCGTACGCGGTGCGTACGAAGCCGAGGCCCCCGCCCCGTCCCCGCCCGCCGGCGGACGGGGCGGGGGCCTGTCTCGTCCGTGAGGCGCGCGCGGTGGTGGGCGCATGGACCAGTGGGCGGGTGGACAAGTGGCTCACCGATTTCCCCGGCCGCGGAGTCGCCCGTCGGGTGACGATATCCCCACGGCCGGGCGGCCACCATCACTACGGCGAGCAACCGGGATATTCCTCCCCCACCGTTGTGGGAGAGCGATCTTCTGAGTGGCCGTGACGCCGAACTTCCCCTGACGCATATCTGAACCGAAGATCGATTCTTTTGCATATGCACGTGCGCGCGGGACAGGAATTTGATAATCCGCTTGTAAAGAGCGGCCCTGGTGGCCTCTGTCAACGGCGGGCCCCTTGTGGCCAGCACATCTCTCTGTAGGTGATCGAAAAAGAAGAGCAGATTGTCACAGACCGTGCAAAAGTCGATCAGATCAGGTGTGTTGGAGGGTGCGGAAGTGTCGAAAAGTGCCCATCTCGCGCCCCGGTGACGGCTGGTCGCCCCTCGGTAGGGGGGAAATTGCATAGGGGATCACTTTTGCATGGAGGGAATGGGTTCGGGTTTAGAGAGGACCCGCATTCCGACACCTGACTGGCGGTATGGTCTCCGTGACCGAATGCGTACGGCACGCGCTGTGGCTGAGGTCGGCCCAGGCCGATCGCGATGGCCTCGGGTCGCACCCCGAGGCCATCCGAAAGGCGGCTGTCAACGCGAAAGAAAGGTGATCAGCGTGTCCTCCCGAAAGAACCGGGGTCTTGATGTGACGCCCCCGGCGCTCCGCATCGCCAGTATGCCTGCTTCTCGGCGCCGGGAAGCGTCTCTCGCGTACCTGTGGGACATCGGGCTGAGACTCGGTCCGACGCCGCCGACCGTCATCGGTGTGTGGGCCGTCTCCACCGGCGCTCCTCCCCGGCCGGTGGCCCTGCCGCTGATCGGAGCGACAGTCGCGGTCCGCGAGCGTTCCACGGTGCGGTACCGGCGCGTCAGCGTGCGGTGACGCGCGTCGGCGCGGGCGGCCTGTCGGCTGCCCACCCGGCCCGGTCCCTGCGGGGCGCGACAAGTGTGCCCCGTTCTCAGTAGCGAAATGGGGGTCCCCCCATGCCCGTACCGATGAGTCCGAACGCCTGCGGCCACTGCGGACGCCGACTGGAACAACACTCCGGCCCCGGCCGGCCCAGAGAGTACTGCGATCCCACCTGTCGGCGGCGCGCGCAGCGGGACAGGGACCGCGCCCGGCGCGGCCGTGTGCGGGGCGGCACTTCAACGTGCCGAGGCGAAACGATCGCCGCCGGCCTCGCGGACCTGACCGCGCGACTGCTCGTCTCCCAGCGGTCGGGTGCCCCGCTGGCCGATCTGCTGCACCAGGCGGACCGACTGGCGGAAGAGACTCGCCATTACGCCGCCGCGGCGGTGCACGAAGCCCGCTCCAGCGGCGACGACTGGGATGTCATCGCCGCTTCGGCCGGGGTGAGCGAAGCCTCAGCGCGCGGCCGCTGGAGTGAGCGGAAACTCAACCGGATACTGGCCGGCTACCGGGCGCGGACGCCTTCCGCCCCGCGCCTGCCGCCGGGTGCCCGGGAGGCGAGCGCTCCATGAACGCGCCCCGCAGCGGCCCCGTGCGGGTGAGCGGTTCCCTGGCCGCCCCGCACACCGGTCTCCCGCTGGACTACCAGGCGTTCCGGCAGATGACCCAGCGCGCCTATCTGCGGTACGCCCGCGCGCGCACGGGGGACAGCGCCACGGCGGAGCGCTCCGTGCACGCCGCCTTCGGGGAGCTGTCCAAACGTTGGGCGGAGGTGCTGCGCAGTTCCTGCCCCGCCGCGGTCGCCTGGGACATACTGAGCCGGGCGGTCGCCACCCACGAGGACGGACGTGTCGATCCGCGGCTCCAACGCGGTGCGCTCCTCCGACTCACCGGACCGCAGGCCGACGCCGTACTGCTCCACCGCCAACTGCGGTTGACCGCGGCGGAGGCGGCAGACCTGATGGGGATACGAACCTCCTCCCTGCGGGCTCTCCTCCGCACTGCGGAACGCGCTCTGCGCGTCAACCCCTCTCTCTGTGATGGATCTCCGTGACGGAACAAGTCCCTTAGGGGTCCTTGCAATAGGGGCGCCCGGTCCCGTCCGTGGACGTGTATCCGTGGATGCGTACGGGGGCGCGTTTTTCTCTCCCTGCGCTCTCATCCGCCTCTACGGTTCGAAATTCACGGACGGGTGACTAGCAACAGGGTCAACTCGCTCTCTACCATGGCATTTCCTACTGTCGACGGTCCTTAGAACAAGACCTCGGGGGAGCACATGCCGAACGGGGAGCAACCTCATACACACGTAATCGACATGAACACGCCGAGTGTGGCCCGCATGTACGACTGGCTCCTTGGCGGAGTCGAGAACTACGCCTCGGACCGGGACGCGTGCGCGGAACTTCTCGACATCGCGCCCAGTACGCAACTGCTGGCCCGCAACAACCGTTCATTCCTGCGCCGGATGGTCCGCATTCTGGTCGAGGAGTTCGGCATCACACAGTTCCTCGATCACGGATCAGGGCTGCCCACTCAGGACAACGTGCACCAAGTGGCCCAGCGCATCGATCCTGACTGCCGCGTCGCTTACGTGGACATCGACCCCATGGTCCTGGCCCACGGCCGCACCGTCCTTCAGGAGAACAGCAACACGCTCGTTCTGAAAGAGGACATGCGCGAGACCTTGAAGATCCGCAAAGCCACCGAAGGGTTCCTCGACTGGAACAAGCCGATCGCCGCTCTGTTCGTCTCGGTCATGCACTGTCTGCCCGATACCGATGACTACCGCGACCCGGCTGCCGTCATCAGGACTGTGGCCGATCAGCTGGTGCCGGGCAGCTGCATGGTCATCTGCCAACTCGTCAGCGACGATGCCTTCGTGCGGGACGAGGTCACCCGGCTGATGGACGAGAGCACCCACGGACACTGGGGGCGGGTACGCCAGAAGGAGGAAGTGCGACGTTACTTCGACGGGCTGGAGATCGTCCCGCCCGGCCTCGTCGATGTCATCGACTGGCGCCCTGAGACTCCACCGCCTCCCTCCGAACTGAGGGCACCCGACTGGGTCGAGTGGGGTGGCGTCGCCACGCTCTGAGAGGCCCGCGGGCCGGAGGAGATAATGGGGGCCGAGGCCGTCGAGCGCGTACCTACCGGTACATCTCGATGGCCTTCCTCAGTACCGTCTTGCTCCGCTCCATGGTGGCCGCGGCGTCCCGCAGGGTGCTCAGCACATTGCGGTGCTCGTCCAGATCCAGGGGCCGTGTCACATAGGTGGCCCCGGTGACGTGTTCGACATAAGCCAGTTCGGCCGGCCCACCGTCACGGAACTTCAGATGGGTGATGGGGTAGGGAGGCGACACACTGGCGCCACGGACGAACTCCACGATTCGAATGTTGACCTTGGCCACGTCCGCGGCGTGCAACAGGTGTTCCAGCTGTCGGCGCATGACGGTCGTACCGCCGCGAGGGCGGAGCAGGATGCCCTGGTCCAGCAGTGCGCTCACCCGGGGGATGTCCTGATCGAGGATCAGTTGCCGGTTGATGCGCAGGTCCACGATCCGGTCGAGTGTTTCCTCGGTAGCGTTGGGCATGGCCGCTTTGACGAGAGCCCTCGCGTAGTCCGGCGTCTGCAGGAGGCCGGGCACTACGTGGTTCTCATAGGTACAGATCTCCTCCGCGATGCCTTCCAGGGAGATCAGACGCCTGAGGTAGGTGGGCGTGACGTCGTTGTAGTGCTCATACCACTCTTCGTTGTGCGCCTGTTGCAGAAGACTCTCGATCGACCTCCTCTCCTGTGGAGAGAGGCCGTAGTACCGGACCAGGTCCAGTACATCGCGGTCCTTGGGCGGACTCTCGCCGCGTTCCAGCCTGCTGATCTTGGAGACCGAACTCCGAATGATCGGAGCGACGTCCTTGAGCCCGAGCCCGCGGTCCTGGCGCAGACTGCGCAACTGTTCGCCCACCATGAGCCAGACAGCCGCCTGGCCGTCCCTACGCATGGGAATGACCGAGTCCTCCCCGCCCTGCGGCGGTTCGGGAAGATCGGGAACGGCGGACATGAAGACTCCCACAGTGCGAGGAGGGCAGACACCCCTCGGAACAGGATGAAGCCTCAAGCCCGCCGTTCCAACCCTTGGCCTGAAGTATCAGACTGTCACCCGGTCATGTGATCGAACTCGGAGTTCCTCGCCCCGGTGAGGAACGCGGCGAGTTCTGCCCGGGTGAAGACCAGAGCCGGACCGTCGGGGAATCGTGAGTTGCGTACTGCGACGGAGCCGCCCGACAGCTCGGCGACTTCCACGCAGTTGCCGTCGGCGACACTCGAACTGCTCTTCACCCATACCGCACCAGGGATCTCGCTCGCGGTAACACCGTTGTCCGGCTGCATAGTGCGACCTCTTTCCAGAGTTGTTCGGACTTGCCACGCGGCTGAAACCGATCGGGCCGACCCTGCGATCCAAGATCACCTAATCCCATATGGGATTGCATGGCGGGCTCCTATGGGAATCGTAGCCAAGTGTGACCTCGGCGGAAGTCCCTCGAAAGGGTCCGTTTGAGGCAATCATGAAACCGGGTTCGGTTCATTCCTCAGAACACGTGTGACGGGAACGGTTCATTTCTGCCTGTGGTGACGGGTGATCCGGGAGGGAAGGCGTCGCCCGGGGCGGGCAGCGGCGATCACTGTCATTGGCCGACCCGCCCGCGAGGTGATCACGCGGAAGGACGGGCGAAGTAGTGGCCCTCCGCGAGGTCGTCGAGCAGGCCGGGGCGGGTGGGCCGCCATCCCAGCAATTCGCGGGTGTAGGCACTGGAGGACGGGGCGTCCAGGCCGACGGAACCGCCGAGCCAGCCGAAGTGTTCCGCCGCGTCGGCGGGGTCGACCGAGACGACGGGCAGGTCGAGGTGGCGCCCAATCACCTCGGCGACGGCACGGATCGGCACGCCCTCCTCCGCCGAGGCGTGCAGCGTGGAACCGGCCGGGGCGCTCTCCAGTGCCAGCTGGAAGAGGCGTGCGGCGTCGGAGCGGTGAACGGCGGGCCAGCGGTTGGCTCCGTCCCCGACGTAGCCGGAGACTCCCTTGTCCCTGGCGGTGGCGATCAGGGTGGGCAGGAAGCCGAGGTCCCCGTCGCCGTGCACGGTCGGAGGGAGGCGTACGACGGAGGAGCGGACACCGCGGTCGGCGAGGGCCACGGTCGCGCGCGCGTTGGCGGCCCGCTTGCTGGGACCGCCTTCCACGGGGGCCGTCTCGCCGGAGGCGGGAGCCTGGCCGTCCTTCTCGGTCGCGACCCGCCCCGGCGCCAGGCCGAGCAGCCCGGAGGCGATGAGGAACGGGCGGTCGGAGCCGGCGAGGGCCTCTCCGAACATGTCGATGACCTGTCGGTCGGCGTCGGAGGCCTCCTCGAAGCCGCCGCTGAACGCGATGTCGTGCTTGAAAGCGAGGTGGATGACCCCGTCGGACTCCGCGGTCGCGGCGCGCAGGGTGTCGAGATCGTCCAGCGTGCCGAGGAGCGGTTCGGCTCCGGCCTTCTTCAGAGCGGCGGCGGAGGCGTCCGAGCGGGCGAGGCCGACGACCTGGTGGCCGACGCCGATGAGCTCGGGAACGAGGGCGGATCCGATCCAGCCGGACGCACCTGTGACCAATACACGCATGAGAGAACCTCCGGGTGTGCGGGCCGTTCCCGCCGCTGAGGTCGGCCCGGGGGCATCGACCCACGGCGAGCAGCCGCATGTCAGTTACTGTCATCACCGTAACACTGAAGACAGTCACTGTCATCGCGTAGGATCTCCGCTATGAGTCGATGGGAGCCGAACGCGCGGGGACGGCTGGAGAAGGCGGCGCTGGATCTCTACAGCGAGCGCGGATTCGAGCAGACCACCGCCGCGCAGATCGCCGAACGGGCCGGGCTGACGGAGCGGACGTTCTTCCGGCACTTCGCGGACAAGCGTGAGGTGCTGTTCGGAGGCGCGTCCACGCTGGAGAAGGTCTTCGTGGATGCCCTCGCGGGCACGTCGGACGCGGCGGCGCCGATCGACGCGATGGCGTCGGCGCTGGAGAGCGCCGCTGTTCCCTTCCTGGAGCGCCATGAGTTCGCCCGGCAGCGCCAGGCCGTCATCATGGCCAACGCCGAGCTGCGTGAGCGTGAGCTGATCAAGCTGGCCTCGCTCTCCACCGCACTCGCCGCCACGCTACGGAGGCGAGGGGTCCCGGAGCCGACGGCGAATCTCACCGCGGAGGCGGGCATAGCCGTCTTCAAGGTCGGGTTCGAGCGCTGGATAGCCGCGAGTGGCGACCGTGCCCTGGTGGAGTTCCTGCGGGAGTCGCTCGACGAACTCAAAGCGGTGGCGGCGGGGGAGTGACCGCGGGTCGGGCAGGCGGCGGCCGACCCTACCCCGACCGGTCGACCTGGCCCGCTCGCTCGGACCCGGCACCGCCCCTCAGGAGGGCACACAGACCTCCTTGCCCTTGAGTGTCCCGGCGCCGACGACCTCGATGAGCGGACAGACGCAGCCCGCGGTGAGACGGCTGGACCACTTCTCGCTCCGCCGTCGGTCCCTCGTCGGGAGAACGAGAGACGCCGACGCGGCGCGACGGGGCCGGCCCCTGACGGCCCGCGCCCCCGGCCGCGCCCGCCGTTCAGAGCTTCGCGGGGCGGCGCGGCCTCAACGGGACGTAGACGAGGAGCGCGACGAGGAAAGCGGCGTAGTACGCCACGTCGCCGCCGTGCAGGGCCCGCGAGACGGGACCGGTGTACAGGCCGTTGTTCATGCACAGCACCGCGGCGCCGAAGGCGGCGAAGAACGCCACGAGCGCCGGCCATGTGTGCCGTGGGCTCTCCCGTTCCGGGTTCGCGTCGAAGTCGGCGCTCCCCCTCGATTCCGACCTGGCGAACCAGTCGACCACCACCACGGCGACGAACCCGGGGATCCAGTAACCGACGAACAGCAGGACGTTCTGGAAGCGTGCGGCGGTGTCGGCCGCGTGCATCCACAGCACCAGCGGAAAGCCGAGGACGGCGGCGAGCGCCGCGGCGAGGGGACGCGGGACGCGTACGCCGATGGTCTGAAGGGCGAGCGAGCCGCTGTAGTCGTTCATGGCGTTGCTGCACAGGGCCGCGAGCGCCACGGCCAGCAGCCCCAACCTGCCGAACACCCCGCCGCCCAGCAGCTGTTCGACGCCCCTCGCCGTCTGATCCGTAAGCACCGAAGCACCCCACAGGCCGAGTGTCTGGACCGCGACGAACGAGACGGAGACGCCGAGGAGGGTGTACCAGAACATGCGCGGGCGGGACGTGGCGCGGGGCAGATAGCGGCTGAAGTCACTGGCGTACGGGGCCCAGGACAGTGCCAGGCTCAGCGCGATCGTGCTGGTCAGGAGGAACGCGCCCACACGGTCCGCCCCCGTCGCGCTGCCGTGCGCGGCGGGGTGGACGCCCCGCAGCTGGAAGGCGAGGGCAAGGAAGGCGGCGGCGAGTACGAAGGTCATCAGTTTTTGCAGGCGGTGAATGGCCTCGTAGCCCAGCACGCCCAGTCCACCCTGACCGGCCATCATGACGAGCACACCCAGCCAGAACGGCAAGCCGCACAGCCGGGCGAGCGCCTCGCCGCCGAAAAGGCCGATGAGCGCGTCCCAGGCCACCGAGGACAGCCACTGGAGGGCCCCGGGGACCGCTATGGACCGCCCGAAGGCCAGTCGGGCCAGGGGGAGTTGCCCCGCCCCCGTCAGACTGCCCCACGTCCCCAGATACGCGGTGGGAACGGCGCCGACGAGCGTGCCCAGGACCACGGCGGCCAACGCGGTCGGGAAGTCGAGGCCGACGGTGATACCGACCGTGCCGCTGAACACGCCGGTCATGGTCAGATTCGGCGCGAACCACACAGTGAACAGCCGGGCGGGGCCGCCGTAGCGACCGCTCTCCGGCACCGGCACGATCCCCCGCGCCTCGATCCGCAGGTCACCGGGGGCGGCCGGCATCCGCCCGCCGAAGACGGAGCGCGCCTCCGCCGTGGGTGCGTCGCCGCGGGCATGGGGCAGTGACATGGCTGACATCCCTCCGCCAGTACGAACTGGTTCAGGTTCGACGGGTGTGATCTCAGCCCCCTGGCGGGGCACCCCGTGTCCGGTACGCCGACCAGGGTAACGCCCCCGCACGGCACGTTCCCCACGGGCGGCGGCCACGTCCTGCGCACCGCCGCGCGCGGTGCGGGCGGGGGAGCCCCCGGCCGACCGGGTGTCAGTGCACGCGCGGGTCAGCCGCTGGCGGCGGCCAGGATCACGTCCACAAGCCGGTCCGCCGCGTCCGGCCTGCCGTGTGCCCGAGCACGCCGCGCCATCGCCTCGCGGTGCGCGGGGTCGGTGAGGAGCGGGCCCACCGCGTCCCGCAGCCTCTCCGCGGTCACCTCACCCAGCAGAGCGACGGCCGCGCCCGCGTCCTCCAGGTGGCGTGCGTTGTGCGCCTGCTCGTTTCCGGCGGAGGACGCGAGCGGTACGAATACGGCGGGCTTGCCCAGCGCGGTCAGCTCGGCCAGGGTTCCCGCGCCGCTCCTGGAGACCACGACGTCGGCCAGCGCCAGCACGTCGGGCAACTCGGGGCCGACGAAACCGGCCAGGTGGTACCTGGCGGCCAACTCAATCGGCAGGGACCGCGCGTGACGCTGAAGATCCTCGAAGTTCGCGGGCCCGCACTGGTGGATGACGTTCGCGTGGGACAGCAGCCACGGCAGCGCGTCCCTGACGACCTCGTTGATCTGCTGGGCGCCCTGCGCGCCGCCGGTCACGTACACCGTCGGGAGGCGTCGGTCGAAGCCGTGCAGCCCGAGTGTGGTCACCGCCTTGTCCGCCTGTCCCGTCAGGACCTCGGGCCGGATCGGGTTGCCGGTGACGACCGCGATCCCCCGTACGGAGTCCGGCAGCAGCGGGAGTGAGGAGTCGGACGACACCGCGATCCGCGCCGCGGAACCGGCCAGTTTCCGGTTGGCCAGGCCGAGGCGCACTGTCTGCTCGTGCAGCACGAGCGGGCGGTGGCACATGCGGGCGGCCAGACCGGCGGGGACGGCGACATACCCGCCGGTGGCGAGTACGACGTCCGGCCGGAAATCCGAGATGATCTTCCGTGCCTGCGCGACACCGAGCGGCACCCGGGCCATGTCCTTGACGTTGGCGGGGCTCACCATCTTCAGGGGGTTGCTTGAGCGGCGGATCTTCCCCGTGGCGACCGTGGTGAACGGGATCCCCTCAGCGGGAGCGACTCGGGCCTCCAACCCGTCCGGTGTCCCGATCCACAGAACGTCCAGCCCCCTGCCCGACGCGTGGAGCCGCGCCTCCAATGTCCGGACGGCGGTCAGTGCCGGGTAGGTGTGTCCGCCCGTGCCACCTCCTGTGACGACCAGACGAAAACCCTCATGAGCGACGCCACTTCGCACGAAAAGCCCCAAGAAGAAAGACAGCGATGAGCTGCTTACATTAACGCCCACGACACCGCTTGAAGATTGCGAGGCCGAGGGCGGGTCTCACGCCGACCGGAGGACCGGGCGACGTGACCCCGGTAACGCGGGACATCAGGGCGCCGGCAGGGGCAGGGTGTGGTGCAGGCGGAGTCCGGGGCCGCGAGGGGGCTTCACCGGTGGATCCCCGTAACGACGAAGGCGGGCCCCTGACCGTCGACGGCCCGGACGACGTCGAGGACGGTGACGCTCCGCGGGTGCGGGTGAGCACGTGGCCGTCGGCGTCGCCCTGACCGCCTCCCACTACCCGGTCGAATGTGTCCGAGTAACTTTCCCGGGCGCATCTCGGATACCAGATATCCAGGTCAGAGATAGGGTCAAGTGGTATCTGCCGTACCAAAGACGGCATCCAGTGTCATGTGTGGTGAAAGGTGTGGTGAGAGATGCAGATCGCGGTGATCGGCGGGACCGGCCTCATCGGCTCCCAGGTCGTGAGCAACCTTCGAGCGGCGGGACACGACGTGTCCTCCCTCTCCCTGTCGACCGGGGTGGACCTGCTCAGTGGCAAGGGGCTGGACGAAGCGCTGAAGGGGGCGCAGGCGGTCGTGAACCTCACCAACTCGCCGACCTTCGACGACGCGTCGCTCGCCTTCTTCCGGACATCGATGGACAACCTTCTGGCCTCGGCGCGGCAGGCGGGCGTCGGCCACGTGGTCATTCTGTCCATCGTCGGCGCCGACCAGGTTCCCGACCTCGACTACTACCGGGCCAAGGTCCTCCAGGAGGACATCCTCAAAGCCGGTCCGCTCCCGTACTCGATCGTCAGGGCCACCCAGTTCTTCGAGTTCATGGAAGGCGTCCTGTCCTGGACCTCGGATCAGGACACCGTTCGCCTGCCCGCCACCCCGCTCCAGCCGATGGCCGCCGCCGATGTCGCCAGGGCCGTCGCCGACGTGACCGCCGCTACGCCCCTGCGGGGCACCCGCGACATCGCGGGGCCCGAGGTCATGACCCTCGACGAGATCGGAAGGATCACCCTCGCCGCCCACGGCGACCACCGCACTGTCACCGTCGACGACAGCGCGGGCATGTTCGCCGCCGTCACCGGCGACGCCATCGTCGCCGGACCTGACGCCGTCATCGCGACCACCTCCTACAGGGAGTGGCTGAGCCGCTGACCTCGACCGATCGCCGCGCCGACGTCCGATTCGCCGGCGCGGTGCCACGACGGGTGCGGAGGGTGGCGCCCGCCGGCACTTGACGAGATGGGTGGCACGGGCGCCCGGCGGCCTCTGCCGGACGTGTCGCCCGAGCGCACTCGAAGCGATGCCGCGAGGTGCGCTCGAACACCACTTCGGGGACACCACTACGGAACGCGGGCCGGGCGGGTGAGCGGCAAGGGAGCCGGTAGACTCGACGGCTGTGGCGGACACGCAGTATGAAGACCTGTTGCGGCTTGTGCTCACTTCCGGAACGGCCAAGGCCGACCGGACGGGCACCGGCACCCGAAGTGTCTTCGGACACCAACTACGTTATGACCTCTCTCAGAGGTTCCCCCTGGTCACCACCAAAAAGGTGCACCTCAGATCCATCGTGTACGAGCTCCTGTGGTTCCTGCGCGGTGACTCGAACGTCGACTGGCTGCACGAGCACGGCGTCACCATCTGGGACGAATGGGCCGACGAGAACGGCGACCTCGGTCCTGTGTACGGCGCGCAGTGGCGCTCGTGGCCCACTCCGGACGGCACACACATCGACCAGATCAGCGACGTTCTCGGCACCTTGCGCAGCGACCCGGACTCCCGGCGGATGATCGTCTCCGCCTGGAACGTCGGCGAACTGTCCAAGATGGCGCTCGCGCCGTGCCACGCCTTCTTCCAGTTCTACGTCGCCGATGGCAAGCTCTCCTGCCAGCTGTACCAGCGCAGCGCGGACCTCTTCCTCGGCGTTCCTTTCAACATCGCCAGCTACGCGCTCCTCACCCACATGGTGGCGCAGCAGGTGGGCCTCACGCCGGGCGACTTCATCTGGACCGGCGGCGACTGCCACATCTACGACAACCACGTCCAGCAGGTGACCGAGCAGCTCTCGCGCGCCCCGTTCGACTTCCCCAGGCTGCGGCTGCGGCAGGCCGACTCGGTTTTCGACTACGCCTACTCCGACGTGGAAATGGTCGACTACCGGCACCACCCGGCCATCAAGGCCCCGGTCGCGGTATGAACGTCGGACTGATCTGGGCGCAGACCCTCGACGGCGTGATCGGCGCGGGCAACGCGAT from Streptomyces tsukubensis encodes:
- a CDS encoding SDR family oxidoreductase gives rise to the protein MQIAVIGGTGLIGSQVVSNLRAAGHDVSSLSLSTGVDLLSGKGLDEALKGAQAVVNLTNSPTFDDASLAFFRTSMDNLLASARQAGVGHVVILSIVGADQVPDLDYYRAKVLQEDILKAGPLPYSIVRATQFFEFMEGVLSWTSDQDTVRLPATPLQPMAAADVARAVADVTAATPLRGTRDIAGPEVMTLDEIGRITLAAHGDHRTVTVDDSAGMFAAVTGDAIVAGPDAVIATTSYREWLSR
- a CDS encoding UDP-N-acetylglucosamine--N-acetylmuramyl-(pentapeptide) pyrophosphoryl-undecaprenol N-acetylglucosamine transferase, coding for MRSGVAHEGFRLVVTGGGTGGHTYPALTAVRTLEARLHASGRGLDVLWIGTPDGLEARVAPAEGIPFTTVATGKIRRSSNPLKMVSPANVKDMARVPLGVAQARKIISDFRPDVVLATGGYVAVPAGLAARMCHRPLVLHEQTVRLGLANRKLAGSAARIAVSSDSSLPLLPDSVRGIAVVTGNPIRPEVLTGQADKAVTTLGLHGFDRRLPTVYVTGGAQGAQQINEVVRDALPWLLSHANVIHQCGPANFEDLQRHARSLPIELAARYHLAGFVGPELPDVLALADVVVSRSGAGTLAELTALGKPAVFVPLASSAGNEQAHNARHLEDAGAAVALLGEVTAERLRDAVGPLLTDPAHREAMARRARAHGRPDAADRLVDVILAAASG
- a CDS encoding thymidylate synthase; the encoded protein is MADTQYEDLLRLVLTSGTAKADRTGTGTRSVFGHQLRYDLSQRFPLVTTKKVHLRSIVYELLWFLRGDSNVDWLHEHGVTIWDEWADENGDLGPVYGAQWRSWPTPDGTHIDQISDVLGTLRSDPDSRRMIVSAWNVGELSKMALAPCHAFFQFYVADGKLSCQLYQRSADLFLGVPFNIASYALLTHMVAQQVGLTPGDFIWTGGDCHIYDNHVQQVTEQLSRAPFDFPRLRLRQADSVFDYAYSDVEMVDYRHHPAIKAPVAV